The Nodosilinea sp. PGN35 genome has a window encoding:
- a CDS encoding glycosyltransferase, whose product MNILLTADPELPVPPTLYGGIERIIDLLVEGLRQRGHRVGLVAHRDSTCPVDAFYPWPGLSSQSAGDTLRNTAALWQAVQRFQPDVLHSFSRLQYLLPLLPTALPKVMSYQRQPTGRTVGLAAKLAGTSLTFTGCSEHICRQGRPAGGQWQPIHNCVQLEKFTFQPQVAEDAPLVFLSRLDPIKGAHNAIAAAQQSHRRLLIAGNRVESPQGMAYWERQIAPHLGKDGIEYVGPVDDRQKNELLGRAAAMVVPIEWDEPFGIVFAEALACGTPVISTSRGSLPEIVRPGVDGFLVNSIAEAVGAIAQLPTIQRSNCRQRVESHFSAAAIVSQYEALYQAQCRAGRAAIAAAEV is encoded by the coding sequence ATGAACATCCTCCTCACCGCCGACCCCGAACTCCCCGTCCCCCCCACCCTCTACGGGGGTATTGAACGCATCATCGACCTGCTGGTAGAGGGCCTGCGGCAGCGGGGCCACCGGGTGGGTCTGGTGGCCCACCGCGACTCGACCTGCCCAGTGGATGCCTTCTACCCCTGGCCGGGGCTGAGTTCCCAATCGGCTGGGGACACCCTGCGCAACACGGCGGCCCTGTGGCAGGCGGTGCAGCGGTTTCAGCCGGATGTGCTGCACAGCTTTTCGCGGTTGCAGTACCTGCTGCCGCTGCTGCCGACGGCGCTGCCGAAAGTCATGTCGTACCAGCGGCAGCCCACCGGACGCACCGTGGGCCTGGCGGCCAAGCTGGCGGGCACCAGCCTCACCTTTACCGGCTGTAGCGAGCACATTTGTCGCCAGGGACGGCCCGCCGGGGGGCAGTGGCAGCCAATCCACAACTGCGTGCAGCTGGAGAAGTTTACCTTTCAGCCCCAGGTGGCCGAGGATGCGCCGCTGGTGTTTCTCAGTCGGCTAGACCCGATTAAGGGAGCCCACAATGCGATCGCCGCTGCCCAGCAGAGTCACCGCCGCCTGCTGATTGCGGGCAACCGGGTCGAATCCCCTCAGGGGATGGCCTACTGGGAACGCCAGATTGCCCCCCACCTGGGCAAAGACGGCATTGAGTACGTTGGCCCCGTGGACGACCGTCAAAAAAATGAGCTGCTGGGCCGGGCCGCCGCCATGGTGGTGCCCATCGAGTGGGATGAGCCGTTTGGGATTGTGTTTGCCGAAGCCCTGGCCTGCGGCACGCCAGTGATCTCGACTTCCCGAGGATCATTGCCCGAGATTGTAAGGCCTGGGGTCGATGGCTTTCTGGTCAATTCGATCGCAGAGGCGGTGGGGGCGATCGCGCAACTCCCGACGATTCAGCGGAGCAACTGCCGTCAGCGGGTCGAAAGCCATTTCTCGGCGGCAGCGATCGTGAGCCAGTACGAAGCGCTGTACCAGGCGCAGTGCCGTGCGGGGAGGGCGGCGATCGCAGCAGCTGAGGTTTAG
- a CDS encoding glycosyltransferase family 4 protein, with the protein MKIAFISYEYPPDTAFGGIATYVRQAATMLSQRGHQVEVFAGGREADGPLSIHTTLEAGVVVHRLQGVDRHGFPERVGRVFCDRHRVIQFDVLEGPDCGAEAAVALRYVPDMPLVLKLHTPQYVLEMLGNPLQTWQAKTRMTLGALRRGQWPKRRPPYDPAADPECRHAHEADEIAAPSQAIGQRILTDWNLDPALVASVPYPYLPSPDLLAIPLDTDTQVVTFLGRLELRKGVVELGKAIPAIRRRHPQVKFRFVGPAWNSPRPGLNMQQYLERTLPRHRQALEFTGGVPLDRIPYYLATTDICVFPSRWESFGLVCTEAMAAGRGIVASSAGGMAELLEQGRVGRLVPPRRPASLAQAVIDLLDHPQQRQELGRAARDRVLSHYSLEPIGALQEASYRRAIARRQALGARSMSDRAVGELVPCSTSRPTLADT; encoded by the coding sequence ATGAAAATTGCCTTTATCAGCTACGAATATCCCCCCGATACGGCCTTTGGCGGCATTGCCACCTACGTGCGCCAGGCGGCCACCATGCTCAGCCAGCGGGGTCACCAGGTGGAGGTGTTTGCCGGAGGTCGCGAGGCCGACGGCCCTCTGTCTATCCACACCACCCTGGAGGCGGGGGTGGTGGTGCATCGGCTCCAGGGGGTAGACCGCCATGGGTTTCCAGAGCGGGTGGGGCGGGTGTTTTGCGATCGCCACCGCGTCATTCAGTTTGATGTGCTAGAAGGGCCAGACTGCGGGGCCGAGGCCGCCGTTGCCCTCCGCTACGTGCCCGACATGCCCTTGGTGCTGAAGCTGCACACCCCCCAGTACGTGCTGGAGATGCTGGGCAACCCGCTCCAGACCTGGCAGGCCAAAACCCGCATGACCCTGGGAGCCCTGCGCCGGGGCCAGTGGCCCAAGCGTCGCCCCCCCTACGACCCCGCCGCCGACCCGGAGTGTCGCCACGCCCACGAGGCCGACGAAATCGCGGCTCCCTCCCAGGCGATCGGCCAGCGCATTCTCACCGACTGGAATCTAGATCCGGCCCTGGTGGCGTCAGTGCCCTACCCCTATCTGCCCAGCCCCGATCTGCTGGCTATTCCTCTCGATACCGATACCCAGGTGGTGACCTTTCTGGGTCGCTTAGAGCTGCGCAAGGGAGTGGTGGAGCTGGGTAAAGCCATTCCCGCCATTCGCCGCCGCCATCCCCAGGTGAAATTTCGGTTTGTGGGGCCAGCCTGGAACTCGCCCCGGCCCGGCTTGAACATGCAGCAGTACCTAGAGCGCACCCTGCCCCGCCACCGCCAGGCCCTGGAGTTTACCGGCGGGGTGCCCCTCGATCGCATTCCCTACTACCTGGCCACCACCGATATCTGCGTCTTTCCCAGCCGCTGGGAGAGCTTTGGCCTGGTGTGCACCGAAGCCATGGCAGCGGGGCGCGGCATTGTGGCGAGCTCAGCGGGGGGCATGGCCGAACTGCTGGAGCAGGGCCGGGTGGGCCGCCTGGTGCCGCCCCGTCGTCCCGCCTCTCTGGCCCAGGCCGTCATCGACCTGCTCGACCATCCCCAGCAGCGCCAGGAACTGGGCCGCGCCGCCCGCGATCGCGTTCTCAGCCACTACTCCCTGGAGCCAATCGGGGCGCTACAGGAGGCCAGTTACCGCCGGGCGATCGCTCGCAGGCAAGCCCTCGGTGCTCGCTCGATGAGCGATCGCGCCGTTGGCGAACTAGTACCTTGCAGCACAAGTCGGCCAACCCTGGCTGATACCTGA
- a CDS encoding glycosyltransferase, with product MPAVSPRPISPPVNFLDVSASSSPRRRVLLVSPHFPPVNAPDHQRLRTALPYLEGLGWEAEILTVNPEEVPHPQDEWLMQTLPPALPVHQAGALPKSITRWVGLGHVGWRCLPYLARLGDRLLAEQSFDLVFFSTTLFPVMILGPYWQRRFGVPFAVDSQDPWRVEAAPAGQHRPGGRLKYGLDKALAAFWEPRVMAGVSQVVAVSAAYTQTLQARYPWLQPEQFTVLPFGAPEADFAQLARCPLQQTHFDPNDGRQHWVYVGRGGPDMAVAVQGLLLGLQEVRSQQPDLADRVHLHFIGTSYAPVGRAIATIAPLAAAAGVADLVTEHPQRVPYAEAQKLLTDSDAVLLIGSSDPQYTASKLYPAVLAKKPILAVFHAASSVVDILHQTQAGTAITFDAHTSPEQLARQLAAPLRTLLAQPQHTPPPTDWDAFAPYTARAMTQTLCQVFDRCVRSP from the coding sequence ATGCCTGCTGTTTCCCCCCGGCCCATTTCTCCCCCAGTGAATTTTCTAGACGTGAGTGCGTCCTCATCGCCCCGGCGGCGGGTGCTGCTGGTCAGCCCCCACTTTCCGCCCGTCAATGCGCCCGACCATCAGCGCCTGCGCACAGCCCTCCCCTACCTGGAGGGGCTGGGCTGGGAGGCCGAAATTCTCACCGTCAACCCCGAGGAAGTGCCCCACCCCCAGGACGAGTGGCTGATGCAGACGCTGCCCCCGGCCCTGCCCGTTCACCAGGCCGGGGCGCTGCCCAAGTCGATCACCCGCTGGGTGGGGTTGGGCCACGTGGGCTGGCGGTGTCTGCCCTACCTGGCCCGGCTGGGCGATCGCCTGCTGGCCGAGCAATCCTTTGACCTGGTCTTTTTCTCCACCACCCTCTTCCCGGTGATGATTCTCGGCCCCTACTGGCAGCGGCGGTTTGGCGTTCCCTTCGCAGTCGATTCTCAAGATCCCTGGCGGGTGGAGGCCGCCCCGGCGGGTCAGCACCGCCCCGGTGGCCGCCTCAAGTACGGCCTCGACAAGGCCCTGGCCGCCTTTTGGGAGCCCCGAGTGATGGCCGGGGTGAGCCAGGTGGTGGCCGTGTCGGCGGCCTACACCCAGACCTTGCAGGCCCGCTATCCCTGGCTGCAACCGGAACAGTTCACCGTGCTGCCCTTTGGGGCACCGGAGGCCGACTTTGCCCAGCTGGCCCGCTGCCCCCTCCAGCAGACCCATTTTGACCCCAACGATGGTCGCCAACACTGGGTCTACGTGGGCCGAGGCGGGCCGGATATGGCGGTGGCGGTGCAGGGGTTGCTGCTGGGGTTGCAGGAGGTGCGATCGCAGCAGCCCGACCTGGCCGACCGGGTTCACCTCCACTTCATCGGCACCAGCTATGCCCCCGTCGGACGAGCGATCGCAACCATTGCCCCCCTCGCCGCCGCCGCAGGCGTCGCCGACCTGGTCACCGAGCACCCCCAGCGGGTGCCCTACGCCGAGGCCCAGAAACTGCTCACCGACAGCGATGCCGTGCTGCTGATCGGCTCCAGCGACCCCCAGTACACCGCCTCCAAGCTGTACCCGGCGGTGCTGGCCAAAAAGCCGATCCTCGCCGTCTTCCACGCCGCCAGTTCGGTTGTGGATATTCTGCACCAGACCCAGGCGGGCACCGCCATCACCTTCGACGCCCACACCTCCCCAGAGCAGCTCGCCCGCCAGCTCGCTGCCCCCCTGCGCACCCTGCTGGCCCAGCCGCAGCACACCCCGCCCCCCACCGACTGGGACGCCTTCGCCCCCTATACCGCCCGCGCCATGACCCAAACCCTCTGCCAGGTATTCGATCGCTGTGTCCGCTCTCCCTAG
- a CDS encoding glycosyltransferase, giving the protein MAHQLTVILCTHNPRADYLDRVLAALQQQTLDLSRWELVIIDNASTAPLAPRLDLSWHPQGRVVLEPQLGLTRARQRGFWEAQAEILVYVDDDNVLAADYLEQVQQAFSQHPQLGVAAGKALPEFEAAPPAWLPEFYSMLALRDFGDTATLIPSCSPCQHYPDQAPAGAGMALRRAAFADYWASLGDDAARLALGRTGQNLVSGEDNDIVLTLLNRGWDGAYLPQLLLIHLIAARRLQPDYLARLNFAASQSWVQVLDLHGIRLWPAITPQTVGLRQARAWLRLRPWQSAAAYVRWRGICGLLAGQARLSSSQS; this is encoded by the coding sequence ATGGCGCATCAACTCACCGTCATTCTCTGCACCCATAACCCCCGTGCCGACTACCTAGACCGCGTGTTGGCCGCGCTTCAGCAGCAGACCCTCGACCTCAGCCGCTGGGAACTGGTCATCATCGATAACGCCAGTACCGCACCCCTCGCCCCTCGCCTGGATCTAAGTTGGCATCCCCAAGGACGAGTAGTACTTGAACCCCAGCTAGGTTTAACCCGTGCCCGTCAACGGGGATTTTGGGAAGCCCAGGCTGAAATTCTCGTCTACGTCGATGACGACAACGTGCTCGCCGCCGATTACTTAGAGCAGGTACAGCAGGCCTTTAGCCAGCATCCCCAGTTGGGGGTGGCCGCCGGTAAGGCCCTGCCCGAATTTGAAGCGGCTCCCCCCGCCTGGCTGCCCGAGTTTTACTCGATGCTGGCCCTGCGCGACTTCGGCGACACCGCCACCCTGATCCCCAGCTGTAGCCCCTGCCAGCACTACCCCGACCAGGCCCCCGCCGGAGCGGGCATGGCGCTGCGGCGGGCCGCCTTTGCCGACTACTGGGCCAGCCTGGGAGATGACGCTGCGCGTCTAGCCCTAGGGCGCACAGGGCAAAATCTGGTATCTGGGGAAGATAACGACATCGTGCTGACCCTGCTCAACCGGGGCTGGGATGGGGCCTATCTGCCCCAGCTTCTGCTCATCCACCTGATTGCGGCCCGGCGACTACAGCCCGACTACCTGGCTCGTCTCAACTTTGCCGCCAGCCAGTCCTGGGTGCAGGTGCTCGATCTGCACGGCATCCGACTGTGGCCCGCCATTACCCCCCAGACGGTGGGCCTGCGCCAGGCGAGGGCCTGGCTGCGGCTACGCCCCTGGCAGAGTGCGGCGGCCTACGTGCGCTGGCGCGGCATCTGCGGCCTTTTGGCCGGACAGGCTCGTCTATCCTCCTCCCAATCCTAG
- a CDS encoding glycosyltransferase, with the protein MARILILIGGHLCTAPRPQKEADALAAAGHDVTVAGGWFDARLVERDRALLAKKAWAFYPALDFRPGQRDRLGVRLQAAVARQLYRWLGLKTPALLGYGARRLLRLARTVSADLTIVHSEAGLWVGQRLMQQGYQVGVDFEDWFSQDLLPSARQTRPTAWIAELEAALLRGCSYRLAPSQAMAQAIAAHYCVTPPTVVYNVFPQTKTELPPACPHRTLRLHWFSQTIGPGRGLELLFEALPHLTLPVEVHLRGTCSPAHQTWLAHQIPLGWATHVHIHPTVPNGELPIRIAENDIGLALEQVDPPSRNLTVTNKLFQYLQAGLAVIATDTAGQREVFRQAPAIGHLVAAGDGQALAAAIEDLVCNPARLQAAKTAARHAAQSRFSWELEEKTLLAAAEMALTTALAGVNRPAPALIPNPNRITPISNRRIA; encoded by the coding sequence ATGGCAAGAATCTTGATTTTGATTGGCGGGCACCTCTGCACCGCGCCCCGACCCCAAAAAGAGGCCGATGCCCTGGCCGCCGCCGGTCACGATGTCACGGTGGCGGGGGGCTGGTTCGATGCCAGACTGGTCGAGCGCGACAGGGCTCTGCTGGCCAAAAAGGCCTGGGCTTTTTACCCGGCGCTAGATTTTCGTCCGGGGCAGCGCGATCGCCTTGGGGTACGCCTCCAGGCGGCGGTGGCTCGACAGCTCTATCGGTGGCTGGGGCTAAAAACGCCCGCCCTGCTGGGCTACGGAGCCCGTCGGCTGCTGCGCCTGGCCCGGACCGTTAGCGCCGACCTCACCATCGTCCACTCTGAGGCGGGGCTGTGGGTGGGGCAACGGCTGATGCAGCAGGGCTACCAGGTCGGCGTCGATTTTGAAGACTGGTTTTCCCAAGATCTGCTGCCCTCGGCCCGCCAGACTCGCCCAACCGCCTGGATCGCTGAGCTAGAAGCCGCTCTGCTGCGGGGTTGCTCCTACCGCCTGGCCCCTTCCCAGGCCATGGCCCAGGCGATCGCCGCCCACTATTGCGTCACCCCGCCGACGGTGGTGTACAACGTTTTCCCGCAAACGAAGACTGAGCTGCCCCCGGCTTGCCCCCATCGCACCCTGCGACTGCACTGGTTTTCCCAAACCATTGGGCCAGGGCGGGGCTTAGAGCTGCTGTTTGAGGCGCTGCCCCATCTGACCCTGCCGGTAGAGGTGCACCTGCGCGGCACCTGTTCGCCCGCCCACCAGACCTGGCTAGCCCACCAGATTCCGCTGGGCTGGGCGACCCATGTTCATATTCACCCCACCGTGCCCAATGGTGAGCTGCCCATCCGCATCGCCGAAAACGACATCGGCCTGGCCCTGGAGCAGGTCGATCCGCCCAGCCGCAACCTGACGGTGACCAACAAGCTGTTTCAGTACCTCCAGGCCGGGCTGGCGGTGATTGCCACCGACACCGCCGGTCAGCGCGAGGTGTTTCGGCAGGCTCCCGCGATCGGGCATTTGGTGGCAGCGGGAGACGGGCAAGCCCTCGCCGCCGCCATTGAGGATCTGGTGTGCAATCCTGCCCGGCTCCAGGCGGCGAAGACCGCAGCCCGCCATGCAGCCCAATCCCGCTTTAGCTGGGAGCTAGAAGAGAAAACGTTACTGGCCGCCGCCGAGATGGCGTTGACCACAGCCCTAGCTGGCGTCAACCGGCCAGCACCAGCACTCATACCAAATCCAAATCGCATAACCCCGATTTCAAACAGACGGATTGCCTAG
- a CDS encoding glycosyltransferase family 4 protein, translating into MLRLAIITSHPIQYYAPWFQHLSATAGLNLRVFYLWNFGVTQQADRQFNQAIQWDIPLLGGYDHEFVPNTSQRPGTSHFWGLQNPTLMAQVRAFQPDAVLMMNYNYASLYRFLWSWHETPLLFRGDSHRLVPETGLKAGLKRQWITQLYKNFDACLYVGQANREYFRYHGVGDDRLFFSPHAIDNSRFMTQAAAADREAAAWKRDLGIPADHRVVLFAGKLIPKKRPLDLLQAFLRADLPQVSLLFVGSGSLEEAVRQQAQASGHGHIYFAPFQNQSQMPRTYATGDVLVLPSCGSGETWGLAINEALCLGTPVIVSDQVGCAADLVKPGETGLVFPAGDVDALATCLRQAFQRQGAEGDRSPLHQWGQAGSIHIGRYSYAQATAGLTEALSTLVPQPWPTQEQGPATLPGVG; encoded by the coding sequence ATGCTTCGCCTCGCCATTATTACGTCCCACCCTATTCAGTACTACGCCCCCTGGTTTCAGCATTTGAGTGCTACGGCGGGCCTTAACCTGCGGGTGTTCTATCTCTGGAATTTTGGCGTTACCCAGCAGGCCGATCGCCAGTTTAATCAGGCGATTCAGTGGGATATTCCGCTGCTGGGGGGGTATGACCATGAGTTTGTGCCCAACACCAGCCAGCGACCGGGCACCAGCCACTTTTGGGGCCTGCAAAACCCAACGCTGATGGCCCAGGTGCGGGCTTTTCAGCCCGATGCGGTGTTGATGATGAACTACAACTACGCCAGCCTCTATCGATTTTTGTGGAGCTGGCATGAAACCCCCTTGCTGTTTCGGGGAGATTCCCACCGATTGGTGCCTGAAACGGGCTTAAAAGCGGGCTTGAAACGCCAGTGGATTACGCAGCTCTACAAAAACTTTGACGCCTGCCTCTATGTCGGCCAGGCCAACCGTGAGTATTTTCGATACCACGGCGTAGGGGACGATCGCCTGTTTTTCTCACCCCATGCGATCGACAACAGCCGGTTTATGACTCAGGCCGCCGCCGCCGATCGCGAGGCCGCTGCCTGGAAGCGCGATCTGGGCATCCCAGCGGATCACAGGGTGGTTTTGTTTGCCGGTAAACTGATTCCTAAAAAGCGGCCGCTGGATCTGCTCCAGGCCTTTTTGCGGGCCGATTTGCCCCAGGTCTCTCTACTTTTTGTTGGCTCTGGCAGTTTAGAGGAGGCCGTCAGACAGCAGGCCCAGGCCTCAGGCCATGGCCACATCTATTTTGCCCCGTTTCAAAACCAGAGTCAGATGCCCCGCACCTACGCCACGGGCGATGTGCTGGTGTTGCCGAGCTGTGGCTCGGGTGAAACCTGGGGCCTGGCTATCAACGAAGCGCTGTGCTTAGGAACGCCCGTGATTGTCAGCGACCAGGTGGGCTGTGCCGCCGATCTGGTTAAACCGGGCGAAACCGGGCTGGTCTTTCCGGCGGGCGATGTCGATGCCCTGGCGACCTGTCTACGCCAGGCTTTCCAGCGCCAGGGGGCAGAGGGCGATCGCAGCCCATTGCACCAGTGGGGACAGGCCGGGTCAATCCACATCGGTCGCTACAGCTATGCCCAGGCTACAGCCGGACTGACAGAGGCCCTGTCAACCCTGGTGCCCCAACCCTGGCCTACCCAGGAGCAGGGCCCCGCAACCTTGCCTGGTGTTGGCTAG
- a CDS encoding glycosyl transferase — translation MTSLTSHASHWAKQLGLGVAFYRLYHQPRQFVQRWRRVGLSHLADLAHDQRQMERAAAALPPLAPRSGPPLEVYYLSGRKFWYQTVFCFYSLALQTDLNVQLVVVDDGTLSHRYQNLIRQVCPTVRFVLATEIETRLNAVLPWERYPTLRSRREAYPNLRKLTDIHAGTTGWKLVLDSDMLFFRPPTALLDWLKNPQTPCHMVDVETSYGYSPALMERLAGVPIPEQINVGITGLQSDALDWDELEHWCRTQIEQAGSHYYQEQGLIAMLMARHDCCVMPPEDYIVMPGPAEVISPQAQLHHYVAESKPGYFRHGWKHIVNGYSDPT, via the coding sequence ATGACATCGTTGACATCCCACGCCAGTCACTGGGCCAAGCAGTTGGGCCTTGGGGTGGCGTTTTACCGCCTGTATCACCAGCCGCGCCAGTTTGTGCAGCGCTGGCGCAGGGTGGGGCTGAGCCACCTCGCCGACCTGGCCCACGACCAGCGACAGATGGAGCGGGCCGCCGCCGCCCTGCCGCCCCTGGCCCCCCGGTCGGGGCCACCGCTAGAGGTCTACTACCTCAGCGGGCGCAAATTCTGGTACCAGACCGTGTTTTGCTTCTATTCGCTGGCGTTGCAGACCGATCTCAATGTGCAGCTGGTGGTGGTAGACGATGGCACTCTGTCCCATCGCTATCAAAACTTGATTCGGCAGGTTTGTCCTACGGTGAGGTTTGTGCTGGCCACCGAAATTGAGACTCGACTGAATGCGGTGCTGCCCTGGGAGCGGTATCCGACTCTGCGATCGCGCCGCGAAGCATACCCCAACCTGCGCAAACTCACCGACATCCACGCTGGCACTACCGGCTGGAAGCTGGTGCTCGACTCAGATATGCTCTTCTTTCGCCCGCCCACGGCCCTGCTGGACTGGCTGAAAAATCCCCAAACCCCCTGCCACATGGTAGACGTAGAAACCTCCTACGGCTATTCCCCGGCGCTGATGGAGCGGCTGGCGGGGGTGCCTATTCCAGAGCAGATCAACGTCGGCATCACCGGGTTGCAGAGCGACGCCCTCGACTGGGACGAGCTGGAGCACTGGTGCCGCACCCAGATCGAGCAGGCGGGCTCCCACTATTACCAGGAGCAGGGGCTAATCGCCATGCTGATGGCCCGCCACGACTGCTGTGTCATGCCACCCGAAGACTACATCGTTATGCCCGGCCCGGCAGAGGTTATCAGTCCCCAAGCTCAGCTTCACCACTACGTTGCGGAGTCTAAGCCAGGGTACTTTCGCCACGGCTGGAAGCACATTGTCAACGGCTATAGCGATCCTACGTGA
- a CDS encoding glycosyltransferase family A protein, whose amino-acid sequence MKPLVSILIPCHNAAPWLAETLRSALGQTWPNFEIILIDDGSTDDSLIVASQFEHPNLRIIAQRNQGAAATRNLALDLAQGEVIQFLDADDVLAPDKIEQQMALLEQHPDCVISGAWGRFYRQPQEATFTPEPLWRNMAPVDWLVCAWSGHWMMPPVAWLVPRSLIRAAGPWQSSLSLNDDGEYFARVILASREVRFCSAARSYYRSGNRQSLSGRKTTAAWASQYRALALQSQHLLAAEDSDRTRQVCANLMQRFIYEVFPAVPSLRNLAARQVRQLGGATEKPMGGPLFQLMARLVGWRRARQAQLFLHQWGYRHLALGRMLPKADRAARLPMQEERPQWQES is encoded by the coding sequence ATGAAACCCCTTGTTTCAATTCTAATTCCCTGTCACAACGCCGCACCCTGGCTCGCAGAGACACTGAGGTCGGCCCTGGGCCAGACCTGGCCCAACTTTGAAATTATCTTGATTGACGACGGTTCCACCGATGACAGCCTGATCGTCGCCAGCCAGTTTGAGCATCCCAATTTGCGCATTATTGCCCAGCGCAACCAGGGAGCTGCCGCCACCCGCAACTTGGCCCTCGACCTGGCCCAGGGGGAGGTGATTCAGTTTCTCGATGCTGACGACGTGCTGGCCCCCGACAAAATTGAGCAGCAGATGGCGCTGCTGGAGCAGCATCCCGACTGTGTAATTTCTGGAGCCTGGGGCAGATTTTACCGCCAGCCCCAGGAGGCCACCTTTACTCCCGAGCCACTGTGGCGAAATATGGCTCCGGTAGACTGGCTGGTGTGCGCCTGGTCGGGCCACTGGATGATGCCGCCCGTCGCCTGGCTGGTGCCGCGATCGCTGATTCGAGCCGCTGGCCCCTGGCAAAGCTCCCTCTCGCTGAACGACGATGGCGAATACTTTGCCCGCGTCATCCTGGCGAGCCGGGAGGTTCGTTTTTGCTCGGCGGCTCGCAGCTACTACCGCTCGGGCAACCGCCAGAGCCTCAGCGGGCGCAAAACTACGGCGGCCTGGGCCTCGCAGTATCGAGCTTTGGCCCTGCAAAGCCAGCACCTGTTAGCGGCTGAAGACAGCGATCGCACCCGGCAGGTCTGCGCCAACCTGATGCAGCGCTTCATCTACGAAGTTTTTCCCGCCGTGCCCTCGCTGCGCAACCTGGCCGCCCGGCAGGTACGGCAGCTGGGCGGTGCCACCGAAAAGCCGATGGGGGGGCCTCTCTTTCAGCTGATGGCCCGGCTGGTGGGCTGGCGGCGAGCCCGCCAGGCCCAGCTCTTTTTGCACCAGTGGGGCTATCGCCATCTGGCGCTGGGGCGCATGCTGCCAAAGGCCGATCGCGCCGCCCGACTGCCCATGCAGGAGGAGCGCCCCCAATGGCAAGAATCTTGA
- a CDS encoding ABC transporter ATP-binding protein, producing the protein MSYPVIQVENLSKRYVLGHSQGEKYQSLRDTLSRGGRHLRQRLSPRRRRASEPEEAFWALQDVSFEINQGDRVGIVGRNGAGKSTLLKILSRITEPTAGRIRMRGRVASLLEVGTGFHPELTGRENIFLNGAILGMGKAEICRKFDEIVAFAEVERFLDTPVKRYSSGMYVRLAFAVAAHLEPEILIVDEVLAVGDAQFQNKCLGKMQDVAHSGRTVLFVSHNMAAVRQLCTSALYMQQGELLLAGSAEQVVSRYLNAAPAESSRLGQVSRYGISLVDMALQDADGARTQAPVFDRDYRLRLVFRAQQPMTDAAVVVRLYDALGTLISSICSPEEGIDPFPIQSMVEVTFNLDRLQLLPGQYRASVFMFRANDPETYLEAEDVFSFEVHPAIVHRAMAAYRPDHGIVRVSQSGTLVTY; encoded by the coding sequence ATGTCCTACCCCGTCATCCAAGTTGAAAACCTCAGCAAACGCTACGTCCTGGGCCACTCCCAGGGAGAAAAGTACCAGTCTCTGCGGGACACCCTCAGCCGGGGTGGCCGCCACCTGCGGCAGCGGTTGTCGCCGCGCCGTCGCCGCGCGTCTGAGCCCGAGGAGGCCTTTTGGGCCTTGCAGGATGTGTCCTTTGAGATCAACCAGGGCGATCGCGTCGGCATTGTCGGGCGCAACGGGGCGGGCAAATCCACCCTGCTGAAGATCCTCAGCCGCATCACCGAACCCACCGCCGGGCGCATTCGCATGCGGGGCCGGGTGGCCAGCCTGCTGGAGGTGGGCACCGGCTTTCACCCGGAGCTGACCGGGCGGGAGAATATCTTCCTTAACGGGGCCATTTTGGGCATGGGCAAGGCCGAGATTTGCCGCAAGTTCGACGAAATTGTGGCCTTCGCCGAGGTGGAACGGTTTCTCGATACTCCGGTCAAGCGCTACTCCTCCGGCATGTACGTGCGGCTGGCCTTTGCGGTGGCGGCCCACCTGGAGCCCGAAATTCTGATTGTGGATGAGGTGCTGGCGGTTGGCGATGCCCAGTTCCAGAACAAGTGCCTGGGCAAGATGCAGGATGTGGCCCACAGCGGTCGCACGGTGCTGTTTGTCAGCCACAACATGGCGGCGGTGCGGCAGTTGTGCACCTCGGCCCTCTACATGCAGCAGGGCGAACTGCTGCTAGCGGGTAGCGCCGAGCAGGTGGTGAGCCGCTACCTGAATGCCGCTCCGGCGGAGAGCAGCCGTCTGGGGCAGGTGAGCCGCTACGGCATTTCGCTGGTGGATATGGCTTTGCAGGATGCCGATGGTGCACGCACCCAGGCCCCGGTGTTCGATCGCGACTACCGGCTGCGGCTGGTGTTTCGTGCCCAGCAGCCGATGACCGACGCCGCCGTGGTCGTCCGCCTCTACGACGCCCTGGGCACGCTGATCTCCAGCATTTGCAGCCCCGAGGAGGGGATTGATCCCTTCCCGATTCAATCGATGGTGGAGGTCACCTTCAACCTGGATCGATTGCAGCTGCTGCCCGGCCAGTATCGGGCCAGCGTCTTTATGTTTCGCGCCAACGACCCGGAGACCTACCTGGAAGCTGAGGATGTGTTCAGCTTTGAGGTGCATCCGGCCATCGTGCACCGGGCAATGGCGGCCTACCGCCCCGACCACGGCATTGTTCGCGTTTCCCAGTCTGGCACCCTCGTTACCTATTGA